Proteins encoded together in one Chloroflexota bacterium window:
- the rplL gene encoding 50S ribosomal protein L7/L12, whose protein sequence is MAVLTQDDLLEAIDRMTVLELSEFIKRFEERYGVTAAAPVAVAAAPAAGAAAVAEAVEEQTEFTAILTEVGPNKIPVIKVVRELTALGLKEAKDLVDAAPKPVKEGVTKEEAAKIKAALEEQGAKVEVK, encoded by the coding sequence ATGGCCGTTCTCACCCAGGACGATCTGCTCGAGGCCATCGACAGGATGACCGTCCTCGAGCTCTCCGAGTTCATCAAGCGTTTCGAGGAGCGCTATGGCGTCACCGCGGCGGCCCCGGTCGCGGTCGCTGCCGCCCCGGCGGCCGGCGCGGCAGCTGTCGCGGAAGCGGTCGAGGAACAGACGGAGTTCACCGCCATCCTCACGGAGGTCGGACCGAACAAGATCCCGGTCATCAAGGTCGTCCGAGAGCTGACCGCCCTCGGCCTCAAAGAGGCCAAGGACCTCGTCGACGCGGCACCGAAACCGGTCAAGGAGGGCGTCACGAAGGAGGAGGCCGCGAAGATCAAGGCTGCCCTCGAGGAGCAGGGCGCGAAGGTCGAGGTCAAGTAG
- a CDS encoding 50S ribosomal protein L10 yields MPTEAKRATIEALRDELAGSTALIVSEYRGLKVGELAEIRRALRKHDVSYRVVKNRLLKIAAADSNGAALAPLLVGPTAIAIGRGDETAAAKAVLDATRPFKIVRITGAVLGDRRIDADAVIRLAALPPRPVLQAKLAGAMQAPIATLAGLLAASIRDLGHALAQVRDQKAAAAR; encoded by the coding sequence ATGCCGACCGAGGCCAAACGAGCGACGATCGAGGCGCTGCGCGACGAGCTCGCCGGCAGCACCGCGCTCATCGTCTCCGAATACCGCGGCCTCAAGGTGGGCGAGCTCGCCGAGATACGGCGCGCTCTCCGAAAGCACGACGTGAGCTACCGCGTCGTCAAGAACCGGCTCCTGAAGATCGCCGCCGCTGACTCGAACGGAGCTGCCCTCGCGCCGCTCCTCGTCGGGCCGACGGCGATCGCGATCGGCCGGGGTGACGAGACGGCGGCAGCCAAGGCCGTCCTCGACGCGACCCGCCCGTTCAAGATCGTCCGCATCACCGGCGCCGTGCTCGGCGATCGGCGGATCGACGCCGATGCGGTGATCCGGCTGGCGGCATTGCCGCCGCGCCCGGTCCTCCAGGCGAAGCTCGCCGGCGCGATGCAGGCCCCGATCGCGACGCTCGCCGGCCTGCTGGCCGCGAGCATCCGGGATCTCGGTCATGCGCTCGCCCAGGTCCGCGACCAGAAGGCCGCCGCCGCCCGCTAG
- a CDS encoding 50S ribosomal protein L1, protein MMAHGKKYLEATKLVDRERVYAPDEAVDLIKRTTTVNFDASVEVHLRLGVDPRHADQMVRGTVVLPHGTGRKVRVAVFAQGEKAQEALRAGADEVGAEDLVKRIEAGWLDFDVALAAPDTMGMVGRLGKILGRRGLMPNPKSGTITFDLERAVREVKSGRVEFKADKAGTIHVAVGKSSFGPDELVANLAALVDAVNRAKPTGAKGLYLRSLTVASTMGPGIRVDMPALLAVAAAA, encoded by the coding sequence ATCATGGCTCACGGCAAGAAATACCTCGAAGCGACGAAGCTCGTCGACCGCGAGCGCGTCTACGCCCCGGACGAGGCGGTGGACCTCATCAAGCGGACCACGACGGTCAACTTCGATGCGTCCGTCGAGGTCCACCTCCGGCTCGGCGTCGATCCGCGCCATGCCGACCAGATGGTCCGCGGCACGGTCGTCCTTCCCCACGGCACCGGCAGGAAGGTCCGCGTCGCGGTCTTCGCCCAGGGGGAAAAGGCCCAGGAGGCTCTTCGGGCGGGCGCCGACGAGGTCGGTGCGGAGGATCTCGTCAAGCGGATCGAGGCGGGCTGGCTCGACTTCGACGTTGCCCTGGCTGCCCCCGACACGATGGGGATGGTCGGCCGGCTCGGCAAGATCCTCGGTCGTCGCGGCCTCATGCCGAACCCGAAATCGGGGACCATCACCTTCGACCTCGAGCGCGCGGTCCGCGAGGTCAAGTCGGGCCGGGTGGAGTTCAAAGCCGACAAGGCCGGGACGATCCACGTCGCGGTCGGCAAGAGCAGCTTCGGGCCGGACGAACTCGTCGCCAACCTCGCCGCGCTCGTCGACGCCGTCAACCGCGCGAAGCCGACGGGCGCGAAGGGTCTCTACCTGCGCAGCCTGACGGTCGCGAGCACGATGGGCCCGGGCATCCGAGTCGACATGCCGGCACTCCTCGCCGTGGCCGCCGCGGCCTGA
- the rplK gene encoding 50S ribosomal protein L11 has translation MAKKIRIVLTLQLPAGKATPAPPVGTALGPHGINIVEFTKAYNERTADKAGQIIPAQITVFEDRSFTFVLKTPPAADLLRKAAGVDKGASTAGRAGVGRVSRDQVREIAATKMADLNANDVEAAMRQIEGTARSMGIEVVG, from the coding sequence GTGGCGAAGAAGATCCGGATCGTCCTCACCCTGCAGCTGCCGGCCGGCAAGGCCACCCCGGCGCCTCCGGTCGGTACTGCCCTCGGGCCCCACGGCATCAACATCGTGGAGTTCACGAAGGCCTACAACGAGCGGACCGCGGACAAGGCCGGGCAGATCATCCCGGCTCAGATCACGGTCTTCGAGGACCGCAGCTTCACCTTCGTCCTCAAGACGCCGCCGGCGGCCGATCTCCTCAGGAAGGCGGCCGGCGTCGACAAGGGGGCGTCCACCGCCGGTCGTGCCGGCGTGGGACGCGTCTCCCGCGACCAGGTTCGCGAGATAGCCGCGACGAAGATGGCCGACCTCAATGCGAACGACGTCGAGGCGGCGATGCGCCAGATCGAGGGGACCGCCCGATCGATGGGCATCGAGGTCGTCGGCTAG
- the nusG gene encoding transcription termination/antitermination protein NusG → MTDTNSPETTVQAPEKHWYVIHTYSGYENKVKANLEHRIESMGMEDRIFQVLVPMEDEIEIRQGQRHTVQKKVYPGYVLVEMTLDPDSWFVVRNTPGVTSFVGGANIPGMRSEPVALADHEVKQILRQMGVETPKYRVAFTKGQSVRVTDGPFAEFIGTVDEVNPERNKVKVLVSIFGRETPVELDFLQVEKL, encoded by the coding sequence ATGACCGACACGAACAGCCCCGAGACGACCGTCCAGGCGCCCGAGAAGCACTGGTACGTCATCCACACGTACTCGGGCTATGAGAACAAGGTCAAGGCGAACCTCGAGCACCGCATCGAGTCGATGGGCATGGAGGACAGGATCTTCCAGGTCCTCGTCCCGATGGAGGACGAGATCGAGATCCGCCAGGGTCAGCGCCACACCGTTCAGAAGAAGGTGTACCCGGGCTATGTCCTGGTCGAGATGACGCTCGATCCCGACAGCTGGTTCGTCGTCCGCAACACGCCGGGCGTCACGAGCTTCGTCGGCGGGGCGAACATCCCGGGGATGCGCAGCGAGCCGGTCGCCCTCGCGGACCACGAGGTCAAGCAGATCCTCCGCCAGATGGGTGTCGAGACCCCGAAGTACCGTGTCGCCTTCACGAAGGGCCAGAGCGTCCGCGTCACGGACGGTCCGTTCGCCGAGTTCATCGGCACGGTCGACGAGGTGAATCCGGAGCGGAACAAGGTGAAGGTGCTCGTGAGCATCTTCGGTCGCGAGACACCGGTGGAGCTCGACTTCCTCCAGGTCGAGAAGCTCTAG
- the secE gene encoding preprotein translocase subunit SecE, with protein MDRIRRLMANARRFIDEAWSELKKVSWPTLHQTRNLTVLVFAVSFAVGLFITVCDAIFLNAVKFLSNG; from the coding sequence GTGGATCGAATCCGCCGCCTCATGGCGAACGCCCGTCGTTTCATCGACGAGGCGTGGTCCGAACTGAAGAAGGTCTCGTGGCCGACGCTCCACCAGACGCGCAACCTGACGGTGCTCGTGTTCGCCGTGAGCTTCGCCGTCGGGCTGTTCATCACGGTCTGCGACGCGATCTTCCTCAACGCCGTCAAGTTCCTGAGCAACGGCTAG
- the rpmG gene encoding 50S ribosomal protein L33: MAKVEARPVILLACTECKSRTYATRKNKKNDPNRIELMKYCPRDRRHTLHREAK; this comes from the coding sequence ATGGCGAAGGTCGAAGCCCGTCCCGTGATCCTCCTCGCCTGCACCGAGTGCAAGTCGAGGACGTACGCGACGCGAAAGAACAAGAAGAACGATCCGAACCGGATCGAGCTGATGAAGTACTGTCCACGCGATCGCCGCCATACCCTCCATCGCGAGGCGAAGTAG
- the tuf gene encoding elongation factor Tu has product MAKKKFERTKPHVNIGTIGHIDHGKTSLTAAITKYLALKGEAEYRAFETIDNAPEERERGITIAIAHVEYETDKRHYAHVDCPGHADYIKNMITGAAQMDGAILVVAATDGPMPQTREHILLARQVEVPYIVVFLNKVDAVDDPELLDLVELEVRELLSKYQFPGDDIPVVRGSALKALEAPDDPANPAYAPIAALMDAVDSYIPTPERAIDRPFLMPVEDVFGIKGRGTVATGRIERGIVKVGDEVELIGVKTTRKVVVTGVEMFKKLLDEGRAGDNVGCLIRGIERDEIERGQVLAKAGSVKPHTKFSAQVYVLTKDEGGRHTPFYNGYRPQFYLRTTDVTGAIGLPDGAEMIMPGDNVEMTVELITPIALETGQRFAIREGGRTVGAGAIVSIIE; this is encoded by the coding sequence GTGGCGAAGAAGAAGTTCGAGCGCACCAAGCCGCACGTCAACATCGGGACGATCGGTCACATCGACCATGGCAAGACGTCCCTGACGGCGGCGATCACGAAGTACCTCGCACTCAAGGGTGAGGCGGAGTACCGCGCGTTCGAGACGATCGACAACGCGCCCGAGGAGCGGGAGCGGGGGATCACGATCGCGATCGCCCACGTCGAGTACGAGACGGACAAGCGCCACTACGCTCACGTCGACTGCCCGGGCCATGCCGACTACATCAAGAACATGATCACCGGTGCCGCCCAGATGGACGGCGCGATCCTCGTCGTCGCCGCGACCGATGGCCCGATGCCCCAGACCCGCGAGCACATCCTCCTCGCCCGCCAGGTCGAGGTCCCGTACATCGTCGTCTTCCTCAACAAGGTCGACGCGGTCGACGACCCCGAGCTGCTCGACCTCGTCGAGCTCGAGGTCCGCGAGCTCCTCAGCAAGTACCAGTTCCCGGGCGACGACATCCCCGTCGTGCGCGGCAGCGCCCTCAAGGCCCTCGAGGCGCCCGACGATCCGGCGAACCCGGCATATGCCCCGATCGCGGCCCTCATGGATGCCGTCGACAGCTACATTCCGACCCCCGAGCGGGCGATCGACCGGCCCTTCCTCATGCCGGTCGAGGACGTCTTCGGGATCAAGGGTCGCGGCACGGTCGCGACCGGGCGCATCGAGCGCGGCATCGTCAAGGTCGGCGACGAGGTCGAGCTCATCGGGGTCAAGACGACCCGCAAGGTCGTCGTCACCGGCGTCGAGATGTTCAAGAAGCTGCTCGACGAGGGCCGCGCCGGCGACAACGTCGGCTGCCTCATCCGGGGCATCGAGCGCGACGAGATCGAGCGCGGCCAGGTCCTCGCCAAGGCGGGCTCGGTCAAGCCTCACACGAAGTTCAGCGCCCAGGTCTACGTCCTCACCAAGGACGAGGGCGGGCGGCACACCCCCTTCTACAACGGCTACCGGCCGCAGTTCTACCTCCGCACGACCGACGTCACCGGGGCGATCGGCCTGCCCGACGGCGCCGAGATGATCATGCCCGGCGACAACGTCGAGATGACCGTCGAGCTCATCACCCCGATCGCCCTCGAGACCGGCCAGCGCTTCGCCATCCGCGAGGGTGGCCGGACCGTCGGCGCCGGCGCCATCGTCAGCATCATCGAGTAG
- the rlmB gene encoding 23S rRNA (guanosine(2251)-2'-O)-methyltransferase RlmB, whose protein sequence is MRGDDRPGPGGHFRGSRGGYRPPNSGTPFQAGPPASGWRPVPDAVPPLADGEEIVAGRRPVEEAFVARRDAVRLLVTPQRRAALERIVLHATSLRIPIVEVEGGTLTALAGFDGHQGVALVVGARRYATLEEMLARAGERGESPFVLALDSLEDPQNVGTLLRSAEAAGVHGVIFPTHRQAPLTPAAVKASAGAVEHLLLAPVDDLARALTDLHVRGLRIVGAEAEAPLTTREADLRGPLVVVVGSEGQGLGPAIRRRCDLVVRIPMRGSIGSLNAAVAGSILLFEVLGQRDAARVDQPASATTEADRPATTPSTNVPSAPPPARRPRARPAAAARRKEPPAEAPLPGSGSAEAGMPEPPPSEPLAGSVGVDPTADDRLLPGGPEPA, encoded by the coding sequence GTGCGTGGCGACGACCGCCCGGGTCCGGGCGGTCATTTCCGGGGTTCGCGTGGCGGGTATCGCCCGCCGAACTCCGGCACCCCGTTCCAGGCGGGCCCACCGGCCAGCGGCTGGCGCCCCGTCCCGGATGCCGTCCCTCCGCTCGCCGACGGTGAGGAGATCGTGGCCGGGCGGCGGCCCGTCGAGGAGGCGTTCGTGGCCCGCCGGGACGCCGTCCGGCTCCTCGTCACCCCGCAACGCCGAGCGGCGCTCGAGCGGATCGTCCTCCACGCCACGAGCCTCCGGATCCCGATCGTGGAGGTCGAGGGCGGGACGCTCACGGCGCTGGCCGGCTTCGATGGCCACCAGGGGGTCGCGCTCGTGGTCGGTGCGCGACGGTACGCGACCCTCGAGGAGATGCTCGCCCGGGCAGGTGAACGAGGAGAGTCCCCGTTCGTCCTCGCGCTCGACTCGCTCGAGGACCCACAGAACGTCGGCACGCTGCTTCGGAGCGCCGAGGCCGCGGGCGTTCACGGAGTCATCTTCCCGACGCATCGCCAGGCACCGCTCACCCCTGCCGCCGTCAAGGCCTCCGCCGGTGCAGTCGAACATCTCCTCCTCGCGCCCGTGGACGACCTCGCCCGCGCACTCACGGACCTCCATGTCCGCGGGCTCCGCATCGTCGGGGCGGAGGCTGAAGCGCCACTCACGACGCGAGAAGCGGATCTCCGGGGCCCCCTCGTCGTCGTCGTGGGGAGCGAGGGCCAGGGGCTTGGACCAGCGATCCGGCGACGATGCGACCTCGTCGTCCGGATCCCGATGCGCGGCTCGATCGGTTCGCTCAATGCGGCGGTCGCCGGATCGATCCTCCTCTTCGAGGTGCTCGGCCAGCGCGATGCGGCGCGCGTGGACCAGCCGGCTTCGGCGACGACGGAGGCGGACCGACCCGCAACGACGCCGAGCACGAACGTTCCGAGCGCACCGCCGCCCGCCCGGCGGCCTCGCGCACGCCCTGCCGCCGCGGCGCGGAGGAAGGAGCCGCCCGCCGAAGCGCCGCTCCCGGGATCGGGGTCCGCGGAGGCGGGGATGCCCGAGCCGCCGCCCAGCGAGCCGCTCGCGGGATCCGTCGGCGTCGACCCGACCGCAGATGATCGACTCCTGCCCGGGGGTCCGGAACCCGCCTGA